A stretch of Caenorhabditis elegans chromosome IV DNA encodes these proteins:
- the asp-9 gene encoding Peptidase A1 domain-containing protein (Confirmed by transcript evidence) has translation MKHWFLTVLLIGTLSIFETKYQVRVQRGKLVKHATQKYGLRRFDRLVGGQHQHVADFRDFAYFGNITLGTPIESTAEQTFLVVLDTGSSNVWVPDNSCGIDDKKSACTYKKKYFGTDSSSYEKDGTPFSISYGTGSASGYFGKDTLCFSDTTLCIKSQIFGQANNIAPFFANQEIDGILGLGFTDLAVHSVPPPFVNAVEQGLVDEPIFTVYLEHHGIKKEASGGYFTYGGEDPDHCGEIITWIPLTKAAYWQFRMQGIGIDNVNEHKNGWEVISDTGTSFIGGPGKVIQDIANKYGATYDEYSDSYVIPCSEIKNLRSLKMKINDLTFEIDPINLVAHPDSSECDLTLFDMYGGGFGPSWILGDPFIRQFCNIHDIKNKRIGLAHSKQQ, from the exons GTTTTGCTGATAGGAAcactttctatttttgaaaccaaataTCAAGTAAGAGTACAAAGAGGAAAACTCGTGAAACATGCAACTCAGAAATATGGTCTGAGAAGGTTTGATCGACTTGTTGG AGGCCAACATCAACATGTAGCGGATTTCCGTGATTTCGCCTATTTTGGAAATATAACACTGGGAACTCCAATCGAGTCAACTGCTGAGCAAACTTTCCTGGTTGTTTTGGACACTGGAAGTTCAAATGTTTGGGTTCCAGATAACTCTTGTGGAATTGATGATAA aaaatcagcATGCacctacaaaaaaaagtatttcggGACTGATTCAAGTTCCTACGAAAAAGACGGAACACCATTCAGTATCAGTTATGGAACTGGAAGTGCTTCTGgatattttggaaaagatACACTATGT TTCTCGGACACCACTCTCTGcataaaatctcaaatcttCGGTCAAGCAAATAACATTGCTCCATTCTTTGCAAATCAAGAAATCGACGGAATTTTAGGACTCGGTTTCACTGATTTAGCAGTCCATAGTGTACCTCCTCCATTTGTGAATGCAGTTGAGCAGGGTCTTGTTGATGAACCAATATTCACAGTTTATCTTGAACATCATGGAATCAAAAAAGAGGCAAGCGGTGGATATTTCACTTATGGTGGAGAAGATCCTGATCATTGCGGGGAGATTATTACATGGATTCCGTTGACAAAAGCAGCATATTGGCAGTTTAGAATGCAAGG aattgGAATCGACAACGTCAATGAACACAAAAATGGTTGGGAAGTCATCTCAGATACCGGAACTTCTTTCATTGGAGGCCCAGGAAAAGTTATTCAGGATATTGCAAAT aaatatggAGCAACTTATGATGAGTATAGTGACTCCTACGTGATACCAtgctctgaaattaaaaatcttcgttcattgaaaatgaaaatcaacgATCTCACGTTTGAAATTGATCCAATCAATTTGGTGGCTCAT cctGACTCCAGCGAATGTGATTTGACTCTTTTCGATATGTATGGTGGAGGTTTCGGACCATCATGGATCCTTGGTGATCCATTTATTCGTCAATTCTGTAATATCCATGACATCAAGAATAAACGGATCGGGTTGGCTCATTCGAAGCAACAATGA